The following coding sequences lie in one Montipora foliosa isolate CH-2021 chromosome 11, ASM3666993v2, whole genome shotgun sequence genomic window:
- the LOC137976084 gene encoding uncharacterized protein: MAEQDPINPEPAVVAALVGNLENERAGQVPPPDNPVEAPQNPENNDMESMLRRLKHLEELQEVSVESTLQDIRSLLKSPAFNKDQAFDYLLTLQLVAKEKKHAKAGYYEAILRAMRDKSSVDIDQFKRYLEVLIGDKDQEKVLDLISKVNKAAKRKSSFSESSAAPKRGPGGAGRRAGVQCLHCLGYGHYQSYCPQKFPRRGNGRGRGKAE; this comes from the exons ATGGCTGAACAAGACCCAATTAATCCGGAACCGGCGGTTGTTGCTGCTCTCGTTGGAAATTTGGAAAACGAGCGGGCTGGACAAGTTCCTCCACCTGATAATCCGGTCGAAGCTCCTCAAAACCCTGAG AATAATGATATGGAAAGTATGCTGAGACGCTTAAAGCATTTAGAAGAACTTCAGGAAGTGTCTGTGGAATCAACGCTCCAGGATATACGTTCACTATTAAAGTCGCCAGCTTTTAATAAGGATCAGGCGTTTGATTATTTATTGACACTCCAATTGGTGGCCAAGGAGAAAAAACATGCCAAGGCTGGCTACTATGAAGCTATTTTACGAGCGATGAGAGATAAAAGTAGTGTTGATATTGACCAGTTTAAAAGATATCTGGAGGTCCTTATTGGTGATAAGGATCAGGAGAAGGTTTTAGATCTTATCTCTAAAGTGAATAAAGCTGCGAAACGCAAGAGTTCCTTTAGTGAAAGTTCAGCTGCTCCAAAAAGAGGTCCGGGTGGAGCAGGTAGACGGGCTGGGGTTCAGTGTCTTCACTGCCTTGGTTATGGCCATTACCAGAGCTATTGCCCACAAAAGTTTCCAAGAAGAGGGAATGGCCGAGGACGCGGGAAGGCTGAATGA
- the LOC137976083 gene encoding alpha-(1,3)-fucosyltransferase 11-like isoform X1, whose protein sequence is MGLDVIAHQQMEKLGLKMNSFRKRRIKLLVFLFLLGFLIIAVVVRQAGVGMVSKPSIKQNNIAQTVGLRSNNENGTQVSWLIIFWSTIFGVVPSWLEGSWKKGDCPVACELTVNHSRVNEASAFIVHARDAHMIPPTHSVPWILFTHENPVYTPVLNDPEFMSKFNLLRSYRLDSDFPNPIYGVPDFKPPVPFSEKTGLIFAAFSNCEPVRIEYMRQLMNFVQVDSYGGCLRNKNDLVKIYAKDFKLAKSELARKYKFTLVFFNQDCDYFVDDQMTHAFNAGSVPVVMGTDKLDEFLPGNLRNAVIKVRDFKSPRHLSDYLLYLSRNETRYNRFLDWKWNGIGNVTGTTIGNYWKARYPIECQMCVALSQGRVHKEGLQAFPCKPRAYEDWGIIAGA, encoded by the exons ATGGGCTTAGACGTGATAGCGCATCAGCAAATG GAGAAACTCggcttgaagatgaattcctTCCGCAAAAGGAGAATTAAATTATTGGTGTTTTTGTTCTTACTCGGGTTTTTAATTATTGCCGTTGTTGTGAGACAAGCTGGCGTCGGAATGGTGTCCAAGCCTTCTATAAAGCAAAATAACATCGCACAGACTGTTGGATTAAGGTCGAACAATGAAAATGGCACCCAAGTATCTTGGCTCATCATCTTTTGGTCGACTATTTTCGGAGTAGTTCCTTCTTGGCTTGAAGGTTCGTGGAAAAAAGGTGACTGTCCGGTAGCGTGCGAGTTAACAGTCAACCATTCGCGAGTGAATGAAGCCAGTGCTTTTATTGTTCATGCAAGAGATGCTCACATGATACCCCCCACACACTCGGTGCCTTGGATCTTGTTCACTCATGAAAATCCAGTTTACACCCCAGTATTAAATGATCCAGAATTTATGTCCAAGTTCAACCTGTTACGAAGCTATCGTTTGGATTCCGACTTTCCGAATCCCATTTATGGCGTACCGGATTTCAAACCCCCAGTTCCATTCAGCGAGAAGACTGGGCTGATCTTTGCTGCTTTCTCAAACTGCGAACCGGTACGCATTGAGTATATGAGGCAATTAATGAATTTTGTACAAGTGGATTCTTATGGAGGTTGCTTGCGGAACAAAAATGATCTTGTAAAGATTTATGCAAAGGACTTTAAACTCGCCAAAAGTGAGTTAGCCAGAAAGTACAAGTTTACTTTGGTGTTTTTTAACCAAGATTGTGATTATTTCGTGGATGACCAGATGACTCATGCGTTCAACGCTGGTTCTGTGCCTGTTGTCATGGGAACGGATAAACTGGACGAGTTCCTGCCTGGGAATCTTCGAAATGCCGTCATAAAGGTTCGTGATTTCAAGAGTCCACGCCATTTGTCCGATTACCTTTTATACCTTAGCAGAAACGAGACTCGATACAACAGATTTCTGGATTGGAAATGGAATGGTATCGGTAATGTAACAGGAACCACTATTGGAAACTATTGGAAAGCACGTTATCCAATCGAGTGCCAAATGTGTGTTGCTTTGTCTCAGGGACGGGTACACAAAGAGGGTCTTCAAGCATTTCCTTGTAAACCAAGGGCTTATGAAGACTGGGGAATTATTGCTGGAGCTTAA
- the LOC137976083 gene encoding alpha-(1,3)-fucosyltransferase 11-like isoform X2 produces the protein MNSFRKRRIKLLVFLFLLGFLIIAVVVRQAGVGMVSKPSIKQNNIAQTVGLRSNNENGTQVSWLIIFWSTIFGVVPSWLEGSWKKGDCPVACELTVNHSRVNEASAFIVHARDAHMIPPTHSVPWILFTHENPVYTPVLNDPEFMSKFNLLRSYRLDSDFPNPIYGVPDFKPPVPFSEKTGLIFAAFSNCEPVRIEYMRQLMNFVQVDSYGGCLRNKNDLVKIYAKDFKLAKSELARKYKFTLVFFNQDCDYFVDDQMTHAFNAGSVPVVMGTDKLDEFLPGNLRNAVIKVRDFKSPRHLSDYLLYLSRNETRYNRFLDWKWNGIGNVTGTTIGNYWKARYPIECQMCVALSQGRVHKEGLQAFPCKPRAYEDWGIIAGA, from the coding sequence atgaattcctTCCGCAAAAGGAGAATTAAATTATTGGTGTTTTTGTTCTTACTCGGGTTTTTAATTATTGCCGTTGTTGTGAGACAAGCTGGCGTCGGAATGGTGTCCAAGCCTTCTATAAAGCAAAATAACATCGCACAGACTGTTGGATTAAGGTCGAACAATGAAAATGGCACCCAAGTATCTTGGCTCATCATCTTTTGGTCGACTATTTTCGGAGTAGTTCCTTCTTGGCTTGAAGGTTCGTGGAAAAAAGGTGACTGTCCGGTAGCGTGCGAGTTAACAGTCAACCATTCGCGAGTGAATGAAGCCAGTGCTTTTATTGTTCATGCAAGAGATGCTCACATGATACCCCCCACACACTCGGTGCCTTGGATCTTGTTCACTCATGAAAATCCAGTTTACACCCCAGTATTAAATGATCCAGAATTTATGTCCAAGTTCAACCTGTTACGAAGCTATCGTTTGGATTCCGACTTTCCGAATCCCATTTATGGCGTACCGGATTTCAAACCCCCAGTTCCATTCAGCGAGAAGACTGGGCTGATCTTTGCTGCTTTCTCAAACTGCGAACCGGTACGCATTGAGTATATGAGGCAATTAATGAATTTTGTACAAGTGGATTCTTATGGAGGTTGCTTGCGGAACAAAAATGATCTTGTAAAGATTTATGCAAAGGACTTTAAACTCGCCAAAAGTGAGTTAGCCAGAAAGTACAAGTTTACTTTGGTGTTTTTTAACCAAGATTGTGATTATTTCGTGGATGACCAGATGACTCATGCGTTCAACGCTGGTTCTGTGCCTGTTGTCATGGGAACGGATAAACTGGACGAGTTCCTGCCTGGGAATCTTCGAAATGCCGTCATAAAGGTTCGTGATTTCAAGAGTCCACGCCATTTGTCCGATTACCTTTTATACCTTAGCAGAAACGAGACTCGATACAACAGATTTCTGGATTGGAAATGGAATGGTATCGGTAATGTAACAGGAACCACTATTGGAAACTATTGGAAAGCACGTTATCCAATCGAGTGCCAAATGTGTGTTGCTTTGTCTCAGGGACGGGTACACAAAGAGGGTCTTCAAGCATTTCCTTGTAAACCAAGGGCTTATGAAGACTGGGGAATTATTGCTGGAGCTTAA